In bacterium, the sequence GGGACAGAAGGCGGAAGTCCTGAAACACAACGCCGATCCGCCGCCGCAACCCGGGCAGGTGGCGGATTTTCAGGCGGTTCATGTCGTGCCCCAGAACCGCGAGCTCGCCCTCCGTGGGGCGCTCCTCGCCGAAGAGGAGCTTGAGGAAAGTGGTCTTGCCGGCCCCGGAGGGACCGGTGAGGAAGGTGAACTCGCCCTTGGGGAGCTCGAGGTTGACGTCGTGGAGGGCCAGGATGCCGCGGGAGTAGCGCATGGCGACGTGCTGGAAGATGGCGACTTGGACCACGGGGGTTCCTCTGCGCTAACTCAATGTCAGTCTTAAAGTTGAGGTGATTATAGTCCAGGGCCGGTCGGAGGTCAATCCATATGGGGCGGCCCGGGGGGGTCGCCCCGCATGGAATCGTGTGTAAAACGCTATTCCGTCGCGCCGCCGAAGTGGCTGAACATCGGACCGGGCAGCTCCCGGCGCACGCCGTCGAGGCCGAGGAGGCGGACCCCCTCCTCCCGGGGGAGCACCTTGCCGATGGGCACGAGGCCCTTCTCGCGCTGCTCGAGCCCCGCGGGCCCGGTGACCAGCAGCCGGAAATCCTCGCCGCCGCCCAGGGCCAGACGCACCGGCTCGATTCCCATGGCTTCGGCGACCACCACGAGCGTCGGCGGTAGAAGCAGGCGGTCCTCGGAAACCTGCACCCCCACGTCGGAGGCCTCCGCGAGAAGCCGGAGCTGCTCGGAGAGGGAATCGGAGGTGTCGGCGCAGGTGGTGAGCCGGGTGTCGCGCCAGAGTCGGACGCCGAGCTCCAGCTCGACTTCCGGCCACAGGAAGGCCTTGCGCAGCTTCTCGGAGCCGGAGAAGGTGGTTTTCTGGTTCGTTAAAAGCCAGAAGCCCCCCGCGGCCATCCCGGTGGGACCGCTCAGGTAGATCGTGTTGCCGGGCTTCGCCCCCGCCCTGCCCCCGGGCGCCCAGGTGCTGGGGCGCTGGCCGATGACGCAGATGTCCAGGTAGATGGGCCCCCGGGTCGTGGCCAGGTCGCCGCCGACGAAGGCCAGCTTCGACCAGCCCCCGCTGGAAAAAGGCGCGGACAACTCATCGGCCGCCCAGGCCAGCCCGCGGAAAACCTGCTCGAGGGTCTCCAGCCTGACCTCCGGCGATGCAGCCACGGCGATGGTGGCCCAGAGAGGCGTGGCGCCGAAGGGGGCCAGATCGCTCACCGCCGCGGCCAGGGCCCGCCGGCCGACCGCCTCCTCCCCCATGAGCTCGAGGTCGAAGTGGGTGCCCTCGACCTGCTGGTCACAGGTGATCACCAGATCGAACCCGGCGTTCGGGGTGACCACGGCGGCGTCGTGGCCCGGCCCGACGCGCACACCGCGCATCAGCGGGGGCCTGAATCGCCCGCTGCCGCTGGAGGGCTGCCTGTCCTCGCGAGAGGTGCGCAGGACGTCAGTCTCGGCGACCCGCGTCGGGCTGTCCGACAACAAGATAGCGGTCAGCCGCTTGATGATGTCCTGCTCTGACAATTCCTTTAAATGCATCATGTGCTCCTAATCCAGCTCCTTGGCATCCGCGGGGTCCCCGTCGTACTGGTAGCTGACCCAGTCGAAGGGGTTGATGACCGTCGAGGCCACGTTCATCAGGTGGGCGCTGATCCGCTTCAGGTAACGGCACACCAGGACCGCCATCACCGCGTCCTTCACCGACAGGTCGGTTTTGACGAAGAGCTCGTTGATCAGCTCGTTGGTCTTCGCGGACACGTTCTTGTGGTTTACCAGTACCTGTTGGGCGGCCCCGGCGTCCAGCTCCATGAAGCCCTTCAGCGTGAGCCCGAAACCGTCCTTCACCAGTTCCTCGGTCGCCAGGAGCTCGGCGAGGCGGTGGTACTTCGATTCGAGGATGGGACCGGGGTACGCCACGGCCACCTCGTAGAGGTTCTTCGTGAAGTCGCCCACCCTCTCCAGGTCTATGTTCACGTTCAGGAGAACGAGACCCGCCATGGGATTGTCCCCCGGTTTGACCACCAGGTGCTCGGCGATGAGGCGCCGGATCTCCCGGTTGAGGTGGTTGACGAACCGGTCCCTCCCGTACACGTCCACGTCGGGCTTGACACCGTGCAGGAGGTACTCCCGGACGTAGGAGTAGGTTTTAGCCACGGTCTCGATCATGGCCTGCGTCTTTTCCAGGGCCTGGTTCAAGAGCCCCTTGCTCCGCCAGGCCTCCATGAACTTCTCAAACATGGTCGCTTCCCTAGTTGAAGACGAAAATGACGAGGACGGGAATCAGGAAGAAAATAACACCGATGAACACGATGGCGACGGCTCGATTTTTCTTGACCAGATTGCTGAGTGTCTTGGCCAGCGTGAGCGGCACCACGCGCAGGGGATAGAAAATGGCTATTCCGAAGACGTTGAAGAACATGTGGACGAAGGCCACCGCGAGACCGGCCGGCTCACCCGCCGCCAGGGCGGCCAGGAGCGCGGTCACCGTCGTACCCACGTTCGCGCCCAAAGTGTAGGGGAAAACCTGTTCCACCGTCAACAGCGCCGCCCCAACGAGGGGGACCACCAGGGAGGTAGTGACGGAGCTGGACTGGACGATGGCGGTGAACAGGAGCCCGAGAACGAAAGCCCTGATCGGCGTCTTGAAGAGATAACCGTGGAGAACCCGCTCGAACCGCTCGATCAACAGGCTACGTATCAGCTTCACCAGGTACCGGAGCGAGACGAACAGGAGGGCCAGGGCGATTGCCAGGGCCAGCCAGTATGTCCCTCCGGTGAGCCCGATTATGTGGTCCACAATGGGATCGGTGACAGCGTTCAGGGGGCTCATGAAGGCGAAGCCGCCGCCGCCGCCGGTCGCCGAGACACCGGCCAGCCAGCACCCGAGCTTTTCCAGGGGGTGGAAGAGGTACTCGACGGGCATCAACACCGCGACGGCGCAGATGTTGAACATGTCGTGGACGGTCGCCCCGGCCATTGCGCGGTGGAACTCGTCCCGCCGGGTGATGTGGGTCAGGCTGACGATGGTGTTGGTGATGGTGGTGCCGATGTTCGCCCCCAGGACGATGGGTACCGCCACGCCGATGCCCATGGAACCGGTGGCGACCAAAGCCACCAGCATGCTGGTGACGGTGGAGGAGCTCTGGATGATGCTGGTGGTCAGGATGCCCACGAAGAGGCCGACGATGGGGCTGGAGGTTCCCGCGACCAGGCCCTCGGCGAAATCCTGGCCGAACCCCTTGAAGGACGAGCCCATCAGCTTGATGGACAGCATGAAGAGGTACAGAAAGGCGAGGACGCCGAATATCTTTAAGACGCTGAGAAACGGGGACGCAGCCTGCGGTTTGGTCCGCCCCGCTTCCCGGTCCGCCCGTGGTTCGTCCATTTCAGGGATAAACAGGCACCTCGGCGCAGTGTGAAAACCGTTACAAAAAGGACATATTACGGGGGGGTGGTGAGGATTGTCAACAACACGGGGTGCGGCGGCGACGGGATGCCGGAGCGTCGGGGAGGCGGGCGCGAAGCGCGGCAATCCAGGGGTGAGCGTCGGTTTTCGGTCGGGGGGAAGGAAACCGGGAGCGCGCCGGGGCAAAAAAAATGGAAATTAGCTCTACCCTGTGCTAAACTTACGTAATCTTTTCCGGGTTGAGTTTGCGGTTCTGTAGTTATCAACGTCTCTTTGCCCGAAAGGGCTCAAGCAAAGGAGAAACCGTGAAAAAGCTTCTGCCGCTTCTTCTGGTTCTGGCGCTGATCATGCCGGCCACGGCTCTGAACAAAGACGGCCTGTTGTCCATCGGCGGCCGGGTCTTCTACTGGCTCCCCATGGGTGACTTCGCCAACGCTTACACCAGCTCGGTGGGCTTCGGCGCGAAGGTGGGCTACGGCCTGGCCGAAAACTTCGAGTTCCTCGGCGAGGCGTGGTACGGCATGGCCGGCTTCAACGAGGACTTCTGGGGCGATACGAACCTTGGCGATGAGGATACCACCTACTACCTGGTGACCTTCCAGCTGGGCGGCCGGTTGAACCT encodes:
- a CDS encoding Na/Pi symporter, with protein sequence MDEPRADREAGRTKPQAASPFLSVLKIFGVLAFLYLFMLSIKLMGSSFKGFGQDFAEGLVAGTSSPIVGLFVGILTTSIIQSSSTVTSMLVALVATGSMGIGVAVPIVLGANIGTTITNTIVSLTHITRRDEFHRAMAGATVHDMFNICAVAVLMPVEYLFHPLEKLGCWLAGVSATGGGGGFAFMSPLNAVTDPIVDHIIGLTGGTYWLALAIALALLFVSLRYLVKLIRSLLIERFERVLHGYLFKTPIRAFVLGLLFTAIVQSSSVTTSLVVPLVGAALLTVEQVFPYTLGANVGTTVTALLAALAAGEPAGLAVAFVHMFFNVFGIAIFYPLRVVPLTLAKTLSNLVKKNRAVAIVFIGVIFFLIPVLVIFVFN
- a CDS encoding thiamine-phosphate kinase; translation: MHLKELSEQDIIKRLTAILLSDSPTRVAETDVLRTSREDRQPSSGSGRFRPPLMRGVRVGPGHDAAVVTPNAGFDLVITCDQQVEGTHFDLELMGEEAVGRRALAAAVSDLAPFGATPLWATIAVAASPEVRLETLEQVFRGLAWAADELSAPFSSGGWSKLAFVGGDLATTRGPIYLDICVIGQRPSTWAPGGRAGAKPGNTIYLSGPTGMAAGGFWLLTNQKTTFSGSEKLRKAFLWPEVELELGVRLWRDTRLTTCADTSDSLSEQLRLLAEASDVGVQVSEDRLLLPPTLVVVAEAMGIEPVRLALGGGEDFRLLVTGPAGLEQREKGLVPIGKVLPREEGVRLLGLDGVRRELPGPMFSHFGGATE
- a CDS encoding PhoU domain-containing protein — encoded protein: MFEKFMEAWRSKGLLNQALEKTQAMIETVAKTYSYVREYLLHGVKPDVDVYGRDRFVNHLNREIRRLIAEHLVVKPGDNPMAGLVLLNVNIDLERVGDFTKNLYEVAVAYPGPILESKYHRLAELLATEELVKDGFGLTLKGFMELDAGAAQQVLVNHKNVSAKTNELINELFVKTDLSVKDAVMAVLVCRYLKRISAHLMNVASTVINPFDWVSYQYDGDPADAKELD